Proteins encoded together in one Anoxybacillus flavithermus window:
- a CDS encoding phosphoribosylanthranilate isomerase: protein MTVLKYCGNRSFHDVQLVAHSKADYIGFVFAESKRKVEPKDVKQWLSFVELGAKQIVGVFVHPTICSVASVLEHVPLSVIQCHGMETVQTVKQLKESFHIPVWKAIHHAPEAWTYMRAWKGIADGFVIDSGRKGAWGGTGISFDWSVVPYYMEEATRQGVPCFIAGGITPNNVEQLLVYKPFGIDISSGIEENEQKNEQKIKQIEQKVKIC from the coding sequence ATGACCGTTTTAAAATATTGCGGTAATCGCTCATTTCATGACGTACAGCTTGTTGCACACAGCAAGGCGGATTATATCGGGTTCGTTTTTGCTGAAAGTAAACGGAAGGTCGAACCGAAAGATGTGAAACAATGGTTATCTTTCGTTGAACTTGGTGCAAAACAAATCGTTGGCGTCTTTGTCCACCCAACGATTTGCTCTGTCGCTTCTGTTCTGGAACACGTTCCTTTATCGGTTATTCAATGTCACGGCATGGAGACGGTTCAGACGGTGAAACAATTAAAAGAATCGTTTCACATCCCCGTTTGGAAAGCGATTCATCATGCCCCAGAGGCGTGGACATATATGCGCGCTTGGAAAGGAATCGCGGACGGCTTTGTTATTGATAGCGGTCGGAAAGGAGCGTGGGGCGGAACAGGCATCTCGTTTGATTGGAGCGTTGTTCCGTATTACATGGAAGAAGCGACTCGCCAAGGTGTTCCATGCTTCATTGCTGGAGGCATTACGCCGAACAATGTTGAGCAATTGTTAGTCTATAAACCGTTTGGTATAGACATTAGTAGCGGAATTGAAGAAAACGAGCAAAAAAATGAACAAAAAATAAAACAAATTGAACAGAAGGTGAAAATATGTTGA